In Psychrobacter ciconiae, the following are encoded in one genomic region:
- a CDS encoding pilus assembly FimT family protein, whose amino-acid sequence MHAGLYRTEKTLSTSYNSRLELGASATHMQGLTLIELVITLTIFAILASIATPSIIGQLAAMEAKKVRHEITNTLKSAKAESLIRHQNVFVCLIDESHHCKKDGNHALLMFLDKNNDNKYSAGVDELLSESQLGLKYATVHLRAGNRDYTRFSADSGNPRGFMGHIKYCPKAAFDAHKYKVSFNMAGIIKFKPNHHHETDCPT is encoded by the coding sequence ATGCATGCGGGGTTGTATAGAACTGAAAAAACTTTATCAACGAGCTATAATTCTAGGTTAGAGCTTGGTGCAAGCGCTACACACATGCAGGGCTTAACGCTCATAGAACTGGTAATTACGCTAACCATTTTTGCAATCCTCGCCAGTATTGCCACTCCTTCTATTATCGGTCAGTTAGCGGCAATGGAAGCAAAAAAAGTCCGCCACGAAATAACCAATACTTTAAAATCGGCTAAGGCTGAGAGTCTAATTCGTCATCAAAACGTCTTTGTTTGCTTAATTGATGAAAGTCATCACTGTAAAAAAGACGGTAACCATGCTTTATTAATGTTTCTCGATAAAAACAATGATAATAAATACAGTGCGGGTGTTGATGAGCTATTAAGTGAAAGCCAGCTTGGGCTTAAATACGCAACCGTCCATTTAAGAGCTGGCAACCGCGATTATACGCGGTTTTCTGCCGATTCGGGCAATCCGCGCGGCTTTATGGGTCATATTAAATATTGCCCAAAAGCTGCGTTTGATGCTCATAAATATAAAGTATCCTTCAATATGGCAGGCATTATTAAGTTTAAGCCCAATCACCATCACGAAACAGATTGCCCTACTTAA